In Phlebotomus papatasi isolate M1 chromosome 1, Ppap_2.1, whole genome shotgun sequence, the following proteins share a genomic window:
- the LOC129809504 gene encoding protein unc-45 homolog B, with amino-acid sequence MDVIDEALMCKEKGNEAFKSGEWERAISQYTQAIKIGGDAHKDLSIFYKNRAACYLKTNDYGKAEKDCQVSLELSPNDPKALFRKAQALEGLEKFEEAYKSARDAWNADPNNRALQQMLERLHGIVQERVTQHNLTSNKVSQMVQLAFDFAQPVDKRITAMNNIHVLAREAVAADILFKDGIFGRIQRLLKVEKNREIVLSAIRTVGEVCHKSVERTKGVLQEVGIPWFLEIIDSNEEDRVNAAQHCMQTILNSFSGLENKAESKPVQALCDAHQKEIDTLLSCLLYSVTNPTITGLARDAIVQLMTRNVHYTALSWAERLVELKGLWRLMDVCSELEEYKYESAMNITPSSRTIASVCLARVYENMYYDAAREKFLAQIDEYVKDKLLAPDLESKVRVTVAITSLLLGPLDVGNTVVSKEGILQMILAMASMEEDPLQQKVACECLIAAASKKDKAKSIISQGIDILKKLYTSKNEGIRVRALVGLCKLGSSGGLDASIRPFADGSTKKLAEACRRFLVKPGKDKDIRKWAAEGLSYLTLDAEVKEKLIDDRPAIQALIELTKDGDQSVLYGVVTTFVNLCNAYENQEVLPEMVELAKFAKHHIPEEHELDDPDFISKRVIILGNEGITTALVALTKTDSDNSKELIARVFNALCGQQEIRGKVVQHGGAKALLPLALQGTAKGKRQAAQALSRIGISINPEVAFPGQRALEVVRPLLNQLHPDCTALENFEAMLALCNLASQSESVRQRILKEQGLSRIEMYLMEDHLMLQRAAAQCICNLCMSPDVVKAHEGNNDKIKFLTLLSEDEDEETAVAASGALAILTSSSEKCCSKIFEAQAWLEVLHTWIANPSPQVQHRGVVTILNMINSGRDTAQKIFDTDIMELLMGLSQLPDDSRAKAREVAMQCLKAAEKYELIAKTDEPAPIPDVFREEEERQRREQQLEEQ; translated from the coding sequence ATGGATGTAATTGATGAGGCTCTTATGTGCAAAGAGAAGGGCAATGAAGCATTCAAGAGTGGTGAGTGGGAAAGGGCTATTTCTCAGTATACTCAGGCTATTAAAATTGGTGGAGATGCTCATAAGGATTTgagtattttttacaaaaatcgagCTGCCTGCTATCTCAAGACCAATGACTATGGAAAAGCCGAAAAGGATTGTCAGGTATCGCTGGAGTTGAGTCCCAATGATCCAAAAGCTTTGTTCCGGAAGGCACAGGCATTGGAGGGATTGGAGAAATTTGAGGAGGCATACAAGAGTGCTCGAGATGCTTGGAATGCAGATCCCAACAATAGAGCTCTGCAGCAGATGCTCGAACGATTGCATGGGATTGTTCAGGAGAGAGTAACTCAGCACAATCTCACCTCCAACAAGGTCAGTCAGATGGTTCAGTTGGCTTTTGACTTTGCCCAACCCGTAGACAAACGCATTACAGCCATGAATAATATTCATGTGCTGGCCAGAGAAGCCGTAGCTGCAGATATTTTGTTCAAAGATGGGATTTTTGGGAGGATTCAGAGATTGCTGAAGGTGGAGAAAAATCGGGAAATTGTTCTCAGTGCAATCCGGACAGTTGGAGAAGTTTGTCACAAATCTGTTGAGAGAACCAAAGGTGTTCTCCAGGAAGTTGGTATTCCGTGGTTCCTGGAGATTATCGATAGCAATGAAGAGGATAGGGTGAATGCTGCACAACATTGCATGCAGACAATCCTGAATTCTTTTTCAGGATTGGAAAATAAGGCTGAGAGTAAACCTGTGCAAGCACTGTGTGATGCTCATCAGAAGGAAATTGATACACTTCTGTCTTGCCTACTGTACTCAGTGACAAATCCCACAATTACCGGATTAGCCAGGGATGCAATTGTGCAGCTGATGACACGTAATGTGCACTACACAGCCCTATCATGGGCTGAAAGGCTGGTAGAACTGAAGGGACTCTGGCGTTTGATGGATGTTTGCAGTGAACTGGAGGAATACAAGTACGAAAGTGCTATGAATATTACACCATCTTCGAGGACAATAGCGTCCGTTTGCCTGGCCAGAGTGTACGAGAATATGTACTACGATGCCGCTAGGGAGAAATTCCTTGCCCAGATTGACGAATATGTCAAGGATAAACTCCTGGCGCCGGATTTGGAGTCAAAGGTGCGAGTAACAGTGgctataacctcacttttgctAGGGCCCCTGGATGTCGGCAATACAGTGGTGTCCAAAGAGGGAATTTTGCAAATGATCCTGGCTATGGCTTCGATGGAAGAGGATCCGTTGCAGCAGAAAGTTGCCTGTGAGTGTCTAATAGCGGCAGCGTCGAAGAAGGACAAGGCTAAATCTATTATTAGTCAGGGAATTGACATTCTCAAGAAACTCTATACGTCCAAGAACGAAGGGATTAGGGTTCGCGCCCTCGTCGGACTGTGCAAATTGGGCAGTTCAGGAGGTTTGGATGCTTCCATCAGACCCTTTGCCGATGGTTCCACGAAGAAACTGGCTGAAGCATGTCGGAGATTCCTGGTAAAGCCAGGAAAGGataaagatatcagaaaatggGCTGCTGAGGGACTTTCCTACCTCACTCTGGATGCTGAGGTGAAAGAAAAGCTCATAGACGATCGTCCGGCAATTCAGGCATTGATTGAACTGACCAAGGATGGAGATCAGAGTGTACTGTATGGAGTTGTGACGACATTTGTTAATCTCTGCAATGCCTATGAGAATCAAGAAGTCCTGCCGGAAATGGTAGAATTGGCTAAATTTGCCAAGCATCACATACCGGAGGAGCATGAACTCGATGATCCGGATTTTATCAGCAAGAGAGTGATTATCCTGGGAAATGAGGGAATAACCACGGCTCTTGTGGCTCTGACCAAGACAGACAGTGATAATTCGAAGGAACTGATTGCAAGGGTTTTCAATGCTCTCTGTGGACAGCAGGAGATCCGAGGGAAGGTTGTTCAGCATGGAGGAGCTAAGGCACTCCTACCGCTGGCACTTCAGGGAACAGCCAAAGGCAAGAGACAAGCAGCTCAAGCTCTCTCACGCATTGGCATCTCGATAAATCCCGAAGTGGCTTTTCCCGGACAGAGAGCTCTGGAAGTCGTAAGGCCACTCCTCAATCAGCTTCATCCTGACTGTACGGCCCTGGAGAACTTTGAAGCTATGCTGGCACTCTGCAATCTGGCCTCACAGAGTGAATCCGTCCGTCAGAGGATTCTAAAAGAACAGGGATTGTCTCGCATTGAGATGTACCTGATGGAGGATCATCTGATGCTGCAACGAGCAGCTGCTCAGTGCATTTGCAATCTCTGCATGTCACCGGACGTGGTGAAAGCTCACGAGGGCAACAACGATAAGATCAAATTCCTAACACTGCTCAGTGAAGATGAGGACGAAGAGACAGCCGTAGCGGCTTCTGGAGCTCTGGCCATTCTCACGTCTTCCAGTGAGAAATGCTGCAGTAAGATCTTCGAGGCTCAAGCTTGGCTGGAGGTGCTCCATACGTGGATTGCCAATCCCAGTCCACAAGTTCAGCATCGTGGTGTTGTGACAATTCTCAATATGATCAACAGTGGCAGGGATACGGCCCAGAAAATCTTCGATACGGACATCATGGAACTCTTGATGGGACTTTCGCAATTGCCTGATGACAGTCGGGCAAAGGCAAGGGAAGTGGCCATGCAGTGCCTAAAAGCGGCCGAAAAGTACGAACTAATTGCAAAAACGGACGAACCTGCTCCCATTCCCGATGTCTTCAGGGAGGAGGAAGAGCGACAGCGGCGGGAGCAGCAACTTGAGGAACAATAA